From Cronobacter turicensis z3032, the proteins below share one genomic window:
- the yehX gene encoding Putative osmoprotectant uptake system ATP-binding protein yehX, with amino-acid sequence MIEFQQVSKFYDGGAAVKDLSLTFAEGAFSVLIGTSGSGKSTTLKMINRLVEHDAGEIRFAGEEIRQFSPEALRRRMGYAIQSVGLFPHWTVAQNVATVPQLLKWPKARIQARVDELLALLGLAPEAFRDRYPHQLSGGQQQRVGVARALAADPEVLLMDEPFGALDPVTRSALQQEMRRIHQLLGRTIVLVTHDIDEALGLAQHLVLMDNGEVVQQGAPLTLLTAPRNDFVRDFFGRSELGVRLLSLKQVAEFIEPGTGEGAPVADTLTLREAMSVFVERQCEALSVVDAQGAHRGVLRFRHLVNQREARGE; translated from the coding sequence ATGATTGAATTTCAGCAGGTCAGTAAATTTTATGACGGCGGCGCGGCGGTAAAAGATTTAAGCCTGACGTTCGCCGAAGGCGCGTTTTCGGTGCTTATCGGCACCTCCGGCTCCGGTAAATCCACCACGCTGAAGATGATTAATCGTCTGGTGGAGCACGACGCAGGCGAGATCCGCTTCGCGGGCGAGGAAATCCGTCAGTTTTCGCCCGAGGCGCTGCGCAGGCGCATGGGGTATGCGATTCAGTCGGTCGGGCTGTTCCCGCACTGGACGGTGGCGCAAAACGTCGCCACGGTGCCGCAGTTGCTGAAGTGGCCGAAGGCACGCATTCAGGCGCGGGTCGATGAACTGCTCGCGCTACTTGGGCTCGCGCCTGAAGCATTTCGCGATCGCTACCCGCATCAGCTCTCCGGCGGGCAGCAGCAGCGGGTCGGCGTGGCGCGCGCGCTGGCGGCCGACCCGGAGGTATTGCTGATGGACGAGCCGTTCGGCGCGCTCGACCCGGTGACGCGCAGCGCGCTGCAACAGGAGATGCGCCGCATTCATCAGCTGCTCGGACGCACCATTGTGCTGGTCACGCACGACATCGACGAGGCGCTCGGGCTTGCCCAGCATCTGGTGCTGATGGATAACGGCGAAGTGGTGCAACAGGGCGCGCCGCTGACGCTGCTCACCGCGCCGCGCAATGATTTCGTGCGTGATTTTTTCGGGCGCAGCGAGCTTGGCGTGCGATTGCTGTCGCTCAAACAGGTGGCGGAATTTATCGAGCCTGGCACAGGCGAGGGCGCGCCGGTGGCGGACACCTTAACGCTGCGCGAGGCGATGTCGGTATTTGTCGAGCGCCAGTGCGAGGCGCTGTCGGTAGTGGACGCGCAAGGCGCGCACCGCGGCGTGCTGCGCTTTCGTCATCTGGTGAATCAGCGGGAGGCGCGGGGTGAATAG
- the yehY gene encoding Putative osmoprotectant uptake system permease protein yehY, with the protein MPFLNYAPNRLVSGAPLGLSGLFPAIAPALWALPLLLCLLACVPGKPGALLILIAAQALFITLLFVTGDEAARLAETGSRLARTSPGSGLWLMLAVSLLAASDAIGRLTRQPLWRWLLQAQIWMAPLWLLLSGHFDALSLLKEYANRQTVFDDAAARHLTLIFGTLAPALVIGLPLGILCHRRPRWQPGLFAALNIIQTVPSVALFGLLMAPLAGLAQAFPALGALGVSGTGLAPALIALTLYALLPLVRGVVAGLGQVPDAVRESARGMGMSAWQRFWHVDVPLALPVWLRSLRVVAVQTVGMAVVAALIGAGGFGALVFQGLLSSALDLVLLGVIPVVALAVVLDALFTLAIGALETKRDD; encoded by the coding sequence TTGCCCTTTTTAAATTACGCGCCGAACCGGCTGGTGTCCGGCGCGCCGCTCGGTCTCTCCGGGCTTTTTCCTGCCATCGCGCCTGCCTTGTGGGCGCTGCCGCTTTTACTCTGTCTGCTCGCCTGCGTGCCCGGAAAACCAGGGGCGCTGCTGATTCTTATTGCCGCGCAGGCGCTCTTTATCACGCTGCTGTTTGTGACGGGCGATGAGGCGGCGCGACTGGCTGAAACCGGCAGTCGTCTGGCGCGGACCTCGCCCGGCAGCGGCCTGTGGCTGATGCTTGCGGTCTCGTTACTCGCCGCAAGCGACGCCATCGGCAGGCTGACGCGCCAGCCGCTCTGGCGCTGGCTGCTACAGGCGCAGATCTGGATGGCGCCGCTCTGGCTTCTGCTGAGCGGTCATTTCGATGCGCTGTCGCTTCTTAAAGAATACGCCAACCGCCAGACGGTGTTTGATGACGCCGCCGCGCGCCACCTGACGCTGATTTTCGGCACGCTGGCGCCCGCGCTTGTCATCGGCTTGCCGCTCGGGATCCTGTGTCACCGGCGCCCGCGCTGGCAGCCCGGTCTGTTCGCCGCGCTCAATATTATTCAGACGGTGCCGTCGGTGGCGCTGTTCGGTCTGCTGATGGCCCCGCTCGCCGGGCTGGCGCAGGCATTTCCGGCGCTCGGCGCGCTGGGCGTCTCCGGCACCGGGCTTGCGCCTGCGCTGATTGCGCTCACGCTCTATGCGCTGCTGCCGCTGGTGCGCGGCGTGGTGGCGGGGCTTGGGCAGGTGCCCGACGCGGTGCGGGAGAGCGCCCGCGGAATGGGCATGTCCGCCTGGCAGCGCTTCTGGCATGTCGATGTGCCGCTGGCGCTGCCCGTCTGGCTGCGCAGCCTGCGGGTGGTGGCGGTGCAGACGGTCGGCATGGCGGTCGTTGCCGCCCTGATTGGCGCAGGCGGCTTCGGGGCGCTGGTATTTCAGGGATTACTCAGCAGCGCGCTCGATCTGGTGCTGCTCGGGGTGATCCCGGTCGTGGCGCTGGCGGTAGTGCTGGACGCGCTGTTTACGCTCGCCATCGGCGCGCTGGAGACGAAACGAGATGATTGA
- the osmF gene encoding Putative osmoprotectant uptake system substrate-binding protein osmF, with product MRLKLWSAAGLLLLAAGAQAAEPVKVGSKIDTEGALLGNIILQVLDSHGVKTVNKIQLGTTPVVRGAITSGELDIYPEYTGNGAFFFKQENDPAWKNAQQGYDKVKKLDAEQNKLIWLTPAAANNTWTIAVRQDLAQKNKLTSLADLSRYLKDGGTFKLAASAEFIERPDALPAFEKAYQFKLNQDQMLSLAGGDTAVTIKAAAQQTSGVNAAMAYGTDGPVAALGLQTLTDPKGVQPVYAPAPVVREAVLKAYPEMAQWFEPVFKALDEKTLQELNAQIAVEGLDAGKVASQWLKEKGLVK from the coding sequence ATGAGGCTAAAACTCTGGAGCGCGGCAGGTCTGTTACTGCTGGCGGCAGGCGCGCAGGCGGCCGAGCCGGTGAAAGTGGGCTCGAAAATCGACACCGAAGGCGCGCTGCTTGGCAACATTATTCTGCAGGTGCTGGACAGCCACGGCGTGAAAACGGTCAACAAAATCCAGCTGGGCACCACACCCGTGGTGCGCGGGGCGATAACGTCTGGCGAGCTGGATATCTACCCGGAATACACCGGCAACGGCGCGTTTTTCTTTAAGCAGGAGAACGATCCGGCCTGGAAAAACGCACAGCAGGGCTATGACAAAGTCAAAAAGCTCGACGCCGAGCAGAATAAGCTTATCTGGCTGACGCCCGCGGCGGCGAACAACACCTGGACCATCGCGGTACGTCAGGATCTGGCGCAGAAAAACAAACTGACCTCGCTTGCCGATCTCAGCCGTTACCTTAAAGACGGCGGCACGTTCAAACTTGCCGCCTCGGCGGAATTTATCGAGCGCCCGGACGCGCTGCCAGCCTTTGAAAAAGCCTACCAGTTTAAACTGAATCAGGATCAGATGCTGTCGCTCGCGGGCGGCGATACCGCGGTGACCATCAAAGCGGCGGCCCAGCAAACCTCCGGCGTTAACGCCGCGATGGCGTATGGCACCGACGGCCCGGTAGCGGCGCTCGGTCTGCAAACGCTCACCGATCCTAAAGGCGTTCAGCCGGTTTACGCGCCAGCGCCCGTCGTGCGTGAGGCGGTACTGAAGGCGTACCCGGAGATGGCGCAGTGGTTTGAGCCGGTCTTTAAAGCGCTGGATGAGAAAACGCTCCAGGAACTGAATGCGCAAATCGCGGTAGAAGGGCTCGATGCCGGTAAAGTGGCGTCGCAGTGGCTTAAAGAAAAAGGACTGGTGAAATAA